Proteins encoded together in one Cellulomonas gilvus ATCC 13127 window:
- a CDS encoding ArsR/SmtB family transcription factor has protein sequence MSTHLLPVAQAPSACCTPVTGPVIAPEDAENVARALKALADPTRLRLLSIIAAHQGAEACVCDLTEPVGLSQPTVSHHLKVLTEAGLVSRDKRGVWAYYALVPGAVEALTGHLVQHVGGAAA, from the coding sequence ATGAGCACGCACCTCCTGCCGGTGGCCCAGGCGCCCTCCGCCTGCTGCACCCCCGTGACCGGTCCGGTGATCGCCCCCGAGGACGCCGAGAACGTGGCACGCGCCCTCAAGGCCCTCGCCGACCCCACCCGCCTGCGCCTGCTGTCGATCATCGCGGCGCACCAGGGCGCCGAGGCGTGCGTGTGCGACCTGACCGAACCCGTCGGGCTGTCCCAGCCGACCGTCTCGCACCACCTCAAGGTCCTCACGGAGGCCGGCCTCGTCTCGCGCGACAAGCGCGGGGTGTGGGCCTACTACGCACTGGTCCCCGGTGCGGTCGAGGCGCTCACGGGGCACCTGGTGCAGCACGTGGGCGGAGCCGCCGCGTGA
- a CDS encoding GNAT family N-acetyltransferase, which translates to MSATVTVAPMTAEHADAVLRIYDEGIATGHATFQSAAPTWAAFDADHLPAHRLVALDDDGAVLGWVAAAPVSGRCVYSGVVEHSVYVAAAARGRGVGRTLLTALVGSAREAGVWTLESGVFPENTASLRLHTEAGFRVVGTRERLGLMGHGPLAGQWRDVVLLEKRL; encoded by the coding sequence GTGAGCGCCACCGTCACGGTCGCGCCCATGACGGCCGAGCACGCCGACGCGGTGCTGCGCATCTACGACGAGGGCATCGCCACCGGGCACGCCACGTTCCAGTCCGCCGCACCCACGTGGGCCGCGTTCGACGCGGACCACCTGCCCGCACACCGCCTGGTCGCGCTGGACGACGACGGCGCCGTGCTCGGATGGGTGGCCGCAGCGCCCGTCTCCGGCCGGTGCGTCTACTCGGGCGTGGTCGAGCACTCGGTCTACGTCGCAGCGGCCGCGCGTGGCCGGGGCGTCGGGCGCACGCTGCTCACGGCGCTCGTCGGCTCGGCGCGTGAGGCGGGTGTGTGGACCCTCGAGTCGGGCGTGTTCCCGGAGAACACCGCGAGCCTGCGGCTGCACACCGAGGCCGGGTTCCGGGTGGTCGGCACGCGCGAACGCCTGGGCCTCATGGGGCACGGCCCGCTCGCGGGGCAGTGGCGCGACGTGGTGCTGCTCGAGAAGCGGCTGTAG
- a CDS encoding helix-turn-helix domain-containing protein → MVEDVLAAVGPRLRELRVARDLTLAALAEQTGISVSTLSRLESGRRRPTLELLLPLARVHQVPLDELVDAPQTGDPRVHAKPFTRHGSTYVPLTRNPGGLRAYKLVMPPQAPERTLEPQVHEGYEWMYVLSGRLRLVLGEHDLMLGPGEVVEFDTRTPHAFVNPGPGPAEVLTLFGPQGERMHVRARPRSAG, encoded by the coding sequence ATGGTGGAGGACGTGCTCGCGGCGGTCGGCCCGCGGCTGCGGGAGCTCCGGGTGGCGCGGGACCTGACGCTCGCGGCGCTCGCGGAGCAGACGGGGATCTCGGTCAGCACGCTGTCCCGGCTCGAGTCGGGACGGCGCCGGCCCACGCTCGAGCTGCTGCTCCCGCTCGCGCGCGTCCACCAGGTGCCGCTCGACGAGCTCGTCGACGCCCCGCAGACCGGCGACCCGCGCGTGCACGCCAAGCCGTTCACGCGGCACGGGTCCACGTACGTGCCCCTCACGCGCAACCCGGGCGGGCTGCGCGCGTACAAGCTGGTGATGCCGCCGCAGGCGCCCGAGCGGACGCTCGAGCCGCAGGTGCACGAGGGCTACGAGTGGATGTACGTGCTGTCCGGGCGGCTGCGGCTGGTGCTCGGCGAGCACGACCTCATGCTGGGCCCCGGTGAGGTGGTGGAGTTCGACACGCGGACGCCGCACGCGTTCGTGAACCCCGGCCCCGGTCCGGCGGAGGTGCTCACGCTGTTCGGGCCGCAGGGCGAGCGCATGCACGTGCGCGCCCGCCCGCGGTCCGCGGGGTGA
- a CDS encoding bifunctional NAD(P)/FAD-dependent oxidoreductase/class I SAM-dependent methyltransferase yields the protein MTSTHEHHEHAAPSPTRDAAAAGLAAAPHDGTAPWDVVVVGGGAAGLAAALVLARARRRVLVLDDGSPRNAPAAHAHGYLTRDGIPPRALLAHGRDEVLGYGGVVRTARAVAVTGTVGAFDVALDDGTHVLARRVISTTGGRDELPDVPGIAQRWGRDVLHCPYCHGHEIGDGAVVVAGDGPLGVHAALLWRQWTPDVTLVRADAALPADEAARLAARGIRVARGGLAELEVEDDRLVAVRTDHDERIPAAALVVRSELHARADHLAPLGLEPVEVERAGVVVGTTVPADEAGATAVPGVRVAGNLTDPFATVLASAAQGAFVGAMTNAELVEDDVRDAVDQHTRLVTGQDPSPDGPWVLDEAGWEDRYAGVTAVWSGRPNAALVDHTAHLTPGRALDLGAGEGRDAVWLAERGWDVTAVDFAATGLARGEQAAAAAGLRVRWVHADVTTWASDEQFDLVTSHFIHLTPERRTGFVTRAASMVAPGGTLLLVGHDALDLAAPVGRPRDRAMFPGAQQVRDELLATGGAWTVEVAHAVPRAITTSDGVVTLHDTVLRAVRAV from the coding sequence ATGACCAGCACGCACGAGCACCACGAGCACGCCGCACCCTCCCCCACCCGGGATGCCGCCGCGGCGGGGCTCGCTGCGGCACCGCACGACGGCACTGCACCGTGGGACGTCGTCGTCGTCGGGGGCGGCGCGGCCGGCCTGGCCGCGGCCCTCGTCCTCGCACGTGCCCGGCGGCGCGTGCTCGTGCTCGACGACGGGAGCCCGCGCAACGCACCCGCCGCACACGCGCACGGCTACCTCACGCGTGACGGTATCCCCCCGCGCGCACTGCTCGCGCACGGCCGCGACGAGGTGCTCGGCTACGGAGGCGTCGTCCGCACCGCACGCGCCGTGGCCGTGACCGGCACGGTGGGCGCGTTCGACGTCGCGCTCGACGACGGCACGCACGTGCTCGCACGTCGCGTGATCAGCACCACGGGCGGCCGCGACGAGCTGCCCGACGTCCCCGGGATCGCGCAGCGGTGGGGCCGCGACGTGCTGCACTGCCCGTACTGCCACGGCCACGAGATCGGGGACGGCGCCGTCGTCGTCGCCGGCGACGGTCCGCTGGGCGTGCACGCGGCGCTGCTGTGGCGCCAGTGGACGCCCGACGTGACGCTCGTGCGCGCCGACGCGGCCCTGCCCGCCGACGAGGCCGCACGCCTGGCCGCACGCGGCATCCGCGTGGCGCGGGGCGGCCTGGCCGAGCTCGAGGTCGAGGACGACCGTCTGGTCGCGGTCCGCACCGACCACGACGAGCGGATCCCGGCCGCCGCGCTCGTGGTGCGCTCGGAGCTGCACGCCCGCGCCGACCACCTGGCTCCGCTCGGGCTCGAGCCGGTCGAGGTCGAGCGTGCGGGCGTCGTCGTCGGCACCACCGTCCCGGCCGACGAGGCCGGCGCGACCGCCGTCCCGGGCGTGCGGGTGGCGGGCAACCTGACCGACCCGTTCGCGACCGTGCTCGCCTCCGCCGCACAGGGCGCGTTCGTCGGGGCGATGACCAACGCCGAGCTCGTGGAGGACGACGTGCGCGACGCCGTCGATCAGCACACGCGCCTGGTCACGGGCCAGGACCCGTCACCCGACGGGCCCTGGGTGCTCGACGAGGCGGGCTGGGAGGACCGCTACGCGGGCGTCACGGCGGTGTGGAGCGGCCGGCCCAACGCCGCGCTCGTGGACCACACCGCGCACCTGACCCCCGGGCGCGCGCTGGACCTGGGCGCGGGCGAGGGCCGCGACGCGGTGTGGCTCGCGGAGCGCGGCTGGGACGTCACGGCAGTCGACTTCGCGGCGACCGGCCTGGCCCGCGGCGAGCAGGCGGCTGCTGCGGCAGGGCTACGCGTGCGGTGGGTGCACGCCGACGTGACCACCTGGGCGTCCGACGAACAGTTCGACCTGGTGACCTCGCACTTCATCCACCTGACCCCCGAGCGGCGCACCGGGTTCGTCACGCGCGCGGCGTCGATGGTCGCGCCGGGCGGCACGCTCCTGCTGGTCGGTCACGACGCGCTCGACCTCGCGGCGCCCGTGGGCCGTCCGCGCGACCGCGCGATGTTCCCCGGCGCCCAGCAGGTCCGCGACGAGCTGCTCGCGACCGGCGGGGCGTGGACGGTCGAGGTCGCGCACGCCGTCCCCCGCGCGATCACCACGTCCGACGGGGTCGTCACCCTCCACGACACGGTGCTGCGCGCGGTGCGGGCCGTCTGA
- a CDS encoding DoxX family protein, protein MTVTEPAPRRDDAPAAGAADRLRVLLEPPGPDSVPRVVARVGLGLSLLFAGVSHLTFARDEFQAQVPSWFPVGTDLTVLASGAVEIGLGAALVVLPRYRVVVGLVVAAFFVVIFPGNLAQWLEHKDGFGLDTDTKRLVRLFFQPVLVAWALWSTGALRALRSRR, encoded by the coding sequence GTGACCGTGACCGAACCCGCACCCCGCCGTGACGACGCCCCAGCCGCGGGCGCCGCCGACCGTCTCCGCGTGCTGCTCGAGCCGCCCGGCCCCGACTCGGTGCCGCGCGTGGTCGCGCGCGTCGGGCTCGGGCTCTCGCTGCTGTTCGCGGGCGTGAGCCACCTGACGTTCGCGCGTGACGAGTTCCAGGCGCAGGTGCCCTCCTGGTTCCCGGTCGGCACCGACCTGACGGTGCTCGCGTCGGGTGCGGTGGAGATCGGGCTCGGCGCGGCGCTCGTCGTGCTGCCGCGCTACCGCGTGGTGGTGGGGCTGGTGGTCGCGGCGTTCTTCGTCGTGATCTTCCCCGGCAACCTGGCGCAGTGGCTCGAGCACAAGGACGGGTTCGGGCTCGACACGGACACCAAGCGCCTGGTGCGGCTGTTCTTCCAGCCGGTGCTGGTGGCGTGGGCGCTGTGGTCGACCGGGGCGCTGCGCGCGCTGCGTTCGCGCCGCTGA
- a CDS encoding winged helix DNA-binding domain-containing protein: MATPRPEPAFVVDTAQRRARLARRHALVEKVPDVESAARAMVALHGTDASGPYVAAWARVPDFTTSALDDALFGRRSLVRQMAMRRTLWVMEAGLLPPVVASPGARTAGAERRRLVRELELDGGFGDVDRWVDAATAGVLRALADGVCRTAVELGPLVPEAAGRFVAAPGTRWGAEMPVLPRLLTILTAQGMVVRGENRAGWTASRPTWTLTSTWLGGAVAPMDPDAAHTELVARWLRTFGPGTERDVQWWLGSTLGAVRRSLSELGAVPVGLEGSASVGWLPPDDVAPVEPVGPWVAVLPGLDPTTMGWVERDWYLGPHAREVVDKVGNAGPTIWVDGRVVGAWAASTGTVQVALLEDVGARARAAIDDEVARLTAWLAGGKVSPAFPSPLFGGRRHAPLPDAAPGRAPAGVPARPAAG, translated from the coding sequence GTGGCCACCCCACGACCCGAACCCGCGTTCGTCGTCGACACCGCGCAGCGGCGTGCGCGCCTGGCGCGCCGGCACGCGCTCGTCGAGAAGGTCCCCGACGTCGAGTCCGCGGCGCGTGCGATGGTCGCGCTGCACGGCACGGATGCGTCGGGCCCGTACGTCGCGGCGTGGGCACGCGTCCCGGACTTCACGACGAGCGCGCTCGACGACGCGCTGTTCGGCCGCCGGTCGCTGGTCCGGCAGATGGCGATGCGGCGCACGCTGTGGGTCATGGAGGCCGGGCTGCTGCCACCCGTGGTGGCCTCACCGGGCGCCCGGACCGCGGGCGCCGAGCGGCGGCGGCTGGTGCGCGAGCTCGAGCTCGACGGCGGTTTCGGCGACGTCGATCGCTGGGTGGACGCGGCCACGGCCGGCGTGCTGCGCGCGCTCGCGGACGGCGTGTGCCGCACCGCGGTGGAGCTGGGCCCGCTGGTGCCCGAGGCGGCGGGCCGGTTCGTCGCGGCACCCGGGACGCGGTGGGGCGCGGAGATGCCCGTGCTCCCGCGGCTGCTCACGATCCTGACCGCGCAGGGCATGGTGGTGCGCGGCGAGAACCGCGCCGGGTGGACCGCGTCGCGGCCCACCTGGACGCTCACGTCGACCTGGTTGGGCGGCGCCGTCGCGCCCATGGACCCCGACGCCGCGCACACCGAGCTGGTCGCGCGCTGGCTGCGCACGTTCGGACCCGGCACCGAGCGGGACGTGCAGTGGTGGCTGGGCTCGACCCTGGGTGCCGTGCGCCGCTCGCTGTCCGAGCTCGGCGCGGTGCCGGTGGGCCTCGAGGGCAGCGCGTCCGTGGGGTGGCTGCCGCCCGACGACGTCGCGCCAGTCGAGCCGGTCGGGCCGTGGGTCGCGGTGCTGCCCGGCCTGGACCCGACCACCATGGGCTGGGTCGAGCGCGACTGGTACCTGGGACCGCACGCGCGTGAGGTCGTCGACAAGGTGGGCAACGCGGGCCCGACCATCTGGGTGGACGGGCGCGTCGTCGGCGCGTGGGCCGCGAGCACCGGGACGGTCCAGGTCGCGCTGCTCGAGGACGTCGGCGCACGCGCCCGGGCCGCGATCGACGACGAGGTGGCCCGCCTGACCGCGTGGCTCGCGGGCGGCAAGGTCTCACCGGCGTTCCCGTCGCCCCTGTTCGGCGGGCGTCGGCACGCACCGCTCCCGGACGCCGCGCCGGGCCGCGCGCCGGCGGGCGTCCCGGCGCGCCCGGCCGCAGGATGA
- the galE gene encoding UDP-glucose 4-epimerase GalE, which translates to MTWLVTGGAGYIGAHVVRAFAKVGLDSVVLDDLSSGHRGFVPEGVPFVEGSINDTDLVADALAHHGVEGVVHLAAFKYAGVSVQRPLHTYTQNVTGTISLLEAMAAQGVDKIVYSSSAAVFGTPDTDLVTEQTPTLPQSPYGESKLVGEWLLRDQATAVGLQHTSLRYFNVVGSGTPDIWDTSPHNLFPLVFDALLDGRTPIIKGTDYPTPDGTCVRDYIHVADLADAHVAAARTLAEGGTLEPAYNLGSGDGMSVKEIMTAVARVTGIDFDPILEDRRPGDPARIVASGELAARDLGWKMTYTVDEMVRTAWEARSAHR; encoded by the coding sequence ATGACATGGCTCGTGACCGGCGGTGCCGGATACATCGGTGCGCACGTGGTGCGCGCGTTCGCGAAGGTCGGCCTGGACTCCGTCGTCCTCGACGACCTGTCCAGCGGCCACCGGGGCTTCGTGCCCGAGGGTGTGCCGTTCGTCGAGGGCTCGATCAACGACACCGACCTGGTGGCGGACGCCCTCGCCCACCACGGCGTCGAGGGCGTCGTGCACCTCGCGGCGTTCAAGTACGCCGGCGTCTCGGTGCAGCGGCCGCTGCACACGTACACGCAGAACGTCACGGGCACGATCAGCCTGCTCGAGGCGATGGCCGCCCAGGGCGTCGACAAGATCGTCTACTCGTCGTCGGCCGCGGTGTTCGGAACGCCGGACACGGACCTGGTGACCGAGCAGACGCCGACGCTGCCGCAGTCGCCGTACGGCGAGTCCAAGCTGGTGGGCGAGTGGCTGCTGCGTGACCAGGCCACGGCCGTCGGCCTGCAGCACACGAGCCTGCGCTACTTCAACGTCGTCGGCTCGGGCACCCCCGACATCTGGGACACGAGCCCGCACAACCTGTTCCCGCTGGTGTTCGACGCGCTGCTGGACGGCCGCACGCCGATCATCAAGGGCACCGACTACCCGACGCCCGACGGGACGTGCGTGCGCGACTACATCCACGTCGCCGATCTCGCGGACGCGCACGTCGCCGCCGCGCGCACGCTCGCCGAGGGCGGGACGCTCGAGCCCGCGTACAACCTGGGCTCGGGCGACGGCATGTCGGTCAAGGAGATCATGACCGCGGTCGCGCGCGTCACGGGCATCGACTTCGACCCGATCCTCGAGGACCGCCGCCCCGGCGACCCCGCACGCATCGTCGCGTCCGGCGAGCTCGCGGCCCGCGACCTGGGCTGGAAGATGACCTACACGGTCGACGAGATGGTCCGCACGGCCTGGGAGGCCCGGTCCGCGCACCGCTGA
- a CDS encoding LLM class flavin-dependent oxidoreductase, whose product MVSGRPRVGIVLLPQERWATQREKWRRAEEMGFDHAWTYDHLAWRTLADQPWFATVPLLAAAAQVTSRIGLGTFVASPNFRHPVPFAKDVMGLDDVSEGRFLLGIGAGGEGFDAHVTGPAPTRGERTRRFEEFVGLLDALLTQPVTEHAGEFYTAHDARMVPGTIAQPRTPFVVAAAGPRTMTLAARYGQGWVTYGAAYATEDAGGASAQEQWWAALEQQVAQLDAIEAAHRPAGAPLRRYLSLDGAPVFSLTSAALAAEGVERAAGLGFTDVIVHWPRAEGIYAGDERALEEFAAGL is encoded by the coding sequence ATGGTGAGCGGGCGGCCTCGGGTCGGGATCGTGCTCCTGCCGCAGGAGCGGTGGGCCACGCAGCGGGAGAAGTGGCGCCGCGCGGAGGAGATGGGCTTCGACCACGCGTGGACGTACGACCACCTGGCGTGGCGCACGCTCGCCGACCAGCCGTGGTTCGCGACCGTGCCGCTGCTCGCCGCGGCCGCGCAGGTGACGAGCAGGATCGGGCTGGGTACGTTCGTCGCGTCCCCGAACTTCCGCCACCCCGTGCCGTTCGCCAAGGACGTCATGGGCCTGGACGACGTGAGCGAGGGCCGGTTCCTGCTCGGGATCGGCGCGGGCGGTGAGGGCTTCGACGCGCACGTGACCGGACCCGCCCCGACCCGCGGCGAGCGCACGCGCCGGTTCGAGGAGTTCGTCGGGCTGCTCGATGCGCTCCTCACGCAGCCCGTGACCGAGCACGCGGGGGAGTTCTACACCGCGCACGACGCGCGCATGGTGCCCGGCACGATCGCGCAGCCCCGCACGCCCTTCGTCGTCGCCGCCGCGGGACCGCGCACCATGACGCTCGCGGCGCGGTACGGGCAGGGCTGGGTGACGTACGGCGCGGCCTACGCGACCGAGGACGCCGGTGGCGCGTCGGCGCAGGAGCAGTGGTGGGCCGCGCTCGAGCAGCAGGTCGCGCAGCTCGACGCGATCGAGGCCGCGCACCGCCCGGCCGGGGCGCCGCTGCGGCGCTACCTGAGCCTGGACGGTGCGCCCGTGTTCTCGCTGACGTCGGCGGCGCTCGCGGCCGAGGGCGTGGAGCGCGCGGCCGGGCTCGGGTTCACCGACGTGATCGTGCACTGGCCGCGCGCCGAGGGCATCTACGCGGGCGACGAGCGTGCGCTCGAGGAGTTCGCGGCCGGCCTGTGA
- a CDS encoding metallopeptidase family protein, which yields MVEMSREEFEDAVRDALDEVPPELARMMDNVVVLVEDDAPPGDEDLLGLYEGVPLTERTDSWAAGSLPDRITVFRNPTLEICDTRDDVVEEVAITVVHEIAHHFGIDDDRLHELGWA from the coding sequence ATGGTCGAGATGTCGCGCGAGGAGTTCGAGGACGCCGTGCGCGATGCGCTGGACGAGGTCCCGCCCGAGCTCGCGCGCATGATGGACAACGTCGTCGTGCTGGTGGAGGACGACGCCCCGCCCGGGGACGAGGACCTGCTGGGCCTGTACGAGGGGGTGCCGCTCACCGAGCGCACCGACTCCTGGGCCGCGGGTTCGCTGCCCGATCGCATCACGGTGTTCCGCAACCCGACGCTCGAGATCTGCGACACGCGTGACGACGTGGTCGAGGAGGTCGCCATCACGGTGGTGCACGAGATCGCGCACCACTTCGGCATCGACGACGACCGCCTGCACGAGCTGGGATGGGCGTGA
- a CDS encoding phage holin family protein, whose protein sequence is MTTPSGPERHRSFFDRLTDPIAERAREKIGQAEDRVRSSIQAEIDAVSASVRARAVQVRPSAIAFASAALLTVFGLALLVTAAVIGLSHAVEPWLAALLVGVALILLAAGFAAWGRNHLPKSPPVDLTRMREPSHPAGELVHPWAD, encoded by the coding sequence GTGACCACCCCATCCGGGCCCGAACGCCACCGCTCGTTCTTCGACCGCCTGACCGACCCGATCGCCGAGCGCGCGCGGGAGAAGATCGGCCAGGCCGAGGACCGCGTGCGCTCCTCGATCCAGGCGGAGATCGACGCCGTCTCGGCCAGCGTGCGGGCCCGCGCTGTGCAGGTCCGCCCGTCGGCGATCGCGTTCGCGTCAGCGGCGCTCCTGACCGTGTTCGGCCTGGCGCTGCTGGTGACCGCGGCGGTCATCGGCCTCTCGCACGCGGTCGAGCCGTGGCTCGCCGCGCTGCTGGTCGGCGTCGCGCTCATCCTGCTGGCGGCCGGGTTCGCCGCGTGGGGCCGCAACCACCTCCCGAAGTCGCCGCCCGTCGACCTCACGCGCATGCGCGAGCCCAGCCACCCCGCGGGCGAGCTGGTGCATCCCTGGGCGGACTGA
- a CDS encoding phage holin family protein has protein sequence MTQTAPPSPERSLGQLLSDLSEQTSRLVRAEIDLAKAELVGRLKALGAGAGLLAAAGVVALYLVTAILATLVIVLDLFLPLWLAALIVTTLLLLVVVLLGLLGVRKLKQGTPPTPARAIENVQKDVDAVKGGLAR, from the coding sequence ATGACGCAGACGGCACCCCCGTCACCCGAGCGCTCCCTCGGGCAGCTCCTGAGCGACCTGAGCGAGCAGACGTCGCGCCTGGTGCGCGCCGAGATCGACCTCGCCAAGGCGGAGCTCGTCGGGCGACTCAAGGCGCTGGGCGCGGGGGCCGGCCTGCTCGCCGCCGCGGGCGTCGTGGCGCTGTACCTGGTCACCGCGATCCTGGCGACGCTCGTGATCGTGCTCGACCTGTTCCTGCCGCTGTGGCTCGCGGCCCTCATCGTCACCACCCTCCTGCTGCTGGTGGTGGTGCTGCTGGGGCTGCTCGGCGTCCGCAAGCTCAAGCAGGGCACGCCGCCCACGCCCGCGCGCGCCATCGAGAACGTGCAGAAGGACGTCGACGCCGTCAAGGGAGGCCTGGCCCGATGA
- a CDS encoding DUF3618 domain-containing protein — translation MSDKTVPQDDESTTVPFTTPEILALEAQIAAQRVQLAATVDEVAARLDPRTQAQAAAASAQRLVHDAMGEDAAPADRDRARKILAGAAAGVVLVVALAIARARRH, via the coding sequence ATGAGCGACAAGACCGTGCCGCAGGACGACGAGTCCACGACCGTCCCGTTCACCACCCCCGAGATCCTGGCGCTCGAGGCGCAGATCGCCGCGCAGCGCGTCCAGCTCGCCGCGACGGTCGACGAGGTCGCGGCCCGGCTCGACCCGCGCACGCAGGCGCAGGCCGCGGCCGCCTCCGCGCAGCGCCTGGTCCACGACGCGATGGGCGAGGACGCGGCGCCCGCCGACCGGGACCGTGCCCGCAAGATCCTCGCGGGCGCGGCCGCAGGCGTCGTGCTGGTGGTCGCGCTCGCGATCGCCCGCGCCCGCCGTCACTGA
- a CDS encoding BldC family transcriptional regulator — MTVKPAPNENLLTPSEVATLFRVDPKTVTRWAKSGKLSSIRTLGGHRRYLESEVQALLSGVPQPRHAH, encoded by the coding sequence ATGACCGTCAAGCCCGCACCCAACGAGAACCTCCTCACGCCGTCGGAGGTCGCCACCCTGTTCCGCGTCGACCCGAAGACGGTCACGCGCTGGGCGAAGTCCGGCAAGCTCTCCTCCATCCGCACGCTCGGGGGCCACCGTCGCTACCTCGAGTCCGAGGTCCAGGCCCTGCTCAGCGGGGTCCCGCAGCCGCGCCACGCGCACTGA
- a CDS encoding DUF3073 domain-containing protein encodes MGRGRQKAKQTKVARELKYFSPDTNYRALEQELASRSPEHVDRRGGAAVDTDDGDEDEYPGWINDER; translated from the coding sequence ATGGGGCGCGGCCGTCAGAAGGCTAAGCAGACGAAGGTGGCCCGGGAGCTGAAGTACTTCAGCCCGGACACCAACTACCGGGCCCTGGAGCAGGAGCTGGCGTCTCGCAGTCCCGAGCACGTCGATCGGCGCGGCGGTGCCGCGGTCGACACCGACGACGGTGACGAGGACGAGTATCCGGGCTGGATCAACGACGAGCGCTGA
- the purM gene encoding phosphoribosylformylglycinamidine cyclo-ligase gives MTHPTDAATPTTPITYATAGVDTEAGDKAVELMKDAVRATHGARVLGGVGGFAGLYDASFLTRYRHPLLATSTDGVGTKVAIAQALDVHHTIGFDLVGMVVDDIVVVGAEPLFMTDYIATGRVVPERIADVVRGIAQACAVAGTALVGGETAEHPGLLAPDEYDVAGAATGVVEADELLGPERVRAGDVLVALGSSGLHSNGYSLVRAVVRQAGWGLERQVDELGRTLGEELLEPTRVYAADCLALARRAGVAGLHAFSHVTGGGLAANVARILPAGLVADVDRGGWTLPPIFTLVQGLGQVPWVDLEGTLNLGVGMVAVVAPDALEGVLAHAAELGLPAWELGSVRTADPVRDVPGAPGFVSGTKGVAGGAVQLHGRYRTV, from the coding sequence GTGACGCACCCGACCGACGCCGCCACACCGACGACGCCGATCACGTACGCCACCGCCGGCGTCGACACCGAGGCCGGCGACAAGGCCGTCGAGCTCATGAAGGACGCGGTCCGCGCGACGCACGGCGCACGCGTGCTCGGAGGCGTGGGCGGGTTCGCGGGTCTGTACGACGCGAGCTTCCTCACGCGCTACCGCCATCCGCTGCTCGCGACGTCGACCGACGGCGTGGGCACCAAGGTCGCGATCGCGCAGGCGCTCGACGTGCATCACACCATCGGTTTCGACCTGGTCGGCATGGTGGTCGACGACATCGTCGTGGTCGGTGCCGAGCCGCTCTTCATGACCGACTACATCGCGACCGGCCGCGTGGTCCCCGAGCGCATCGCCGACGTCGTGCGCGGCATCGCGCAGGCGTGCGCGGTGGCCGGCACCGCGCTCGTCGGCGGCGAGACCGCCGAGCACCCGGGCCTGCTCGCACCCGACGAGTACGACGTCGCGGGTGCCGCGACGGGCGTCGTCGAGGCCGACGAGCTGCTGGGCCCCGAGCGCGTGCGCGCGGGTGACGTGCTCGTGGCGCTCGGCTCGAGCGGCCTGCACTCCAACGGCTACTCGCTGGTGCGTGCCGTGGTGCGGCAGGCGGGCTGGGGCCTGGAGCGGCAGGTCGACGAGCTCGGCCGGACCCTGGGGGAGGAGCTCCTGGAGCCCACCCGGGTCTACGCCGCCGACTGCCTGGCGCTCGCGCGGCGTGCGGGCGTCGCAGGTCTGCACGCGTTCAGCCACGTGACCGGCGGCGGGCTCGCGGCGAACGTCGCGCGGATCCTGCCCGCCGGCCTGGTGGCGGACGTCGACCGCGGCGGCTGGACGCTGCCGCCGATCTTCACGCTCGTGCAGGGTCTGGGCCAGGTGCCGTGGGTGGACCTCGAGGGCACGCTCAACCTGGGCGTCGGCATGGTCGCCGTGGTGGCGCCCGACGCGCTGGAGGGCGTGCTGGCCCACGCGGCCGAGCTGGGCCTGCCCGCCTGGGAGCTCGGTTCCGTGCGCACCGCCGACCCCGTGCGTGACGTGCCGGGTGCGCCCGGGTTCGTGTCCGGCACCAAGGGAGTCGCGGGCGGCGCGGTGCAGCTGCACGGCCGGTACCGCACGGTCTGA